The following are from one region of the Fusobacterium perfoetens genome:
- a CDS encoding TlyA family RNA methyltransferase: MKQRIDVLLVENGFYPDVDKAKRAVMAGIVLVNDIKIEKPGTMIKIEDDKELNIRVKGKESKYVSRGGLKLEKAINVFNLDFKDKIVLDIGASTGGFTDCSLLNGASHVYAVDVGTNQLDWKLRTDERVTSIENKHIKDLTVEDIDNSKIDYMVMDVSFISITHIFGSLNKFFEEGTKLMALIKPQFEVKKDMIEKGGIVRNKDYHIYAIERVLESAKENGLYLEFLDVSPIKGGKGNTEYISLFGKQEKDYNIDIEEIVNGSTN, encoded by the coding sequence ATGAAACAAAGAATTGATGTACTTTTGGTGGAGAATGGTTTCTATCCAGATGTAGATAAAGCCAAAAGAGCTGTAATGGCTGGAATAGTTTTAGTTAATGATATAAAAATTGAAAAACCAGGGACTATGATAAAAATAGAAGATGACAAAGAACTTAATATCAGAGTTAAGGGAAAAGAATCGAAATATGTCAGTAGAGGTGGATTAAAATTAGAAAAAGCCATCAATGTTTTTAATCTTGATTTTAAAGATAAAATAGTTTTGGATATAGGAGCTTCAACAGGTGGATTTACAGATTGTTCTCTTTTAAATGGGGCAAGTCACGTTTATGCAGTTGATGTTGGAACAAATCAATTAGACTGGAAACTTAGAACAGATGAAAGAGTAACTTCTATAGAAAATAAACATATAAAGGATTTAACTGTTGAAGATATAGACAATTCAAAGATAGATTATATGGTGATGGACGTATCTTTTATATCGATAACTCATATATTTGGTTCTTTGAATAAATTTTTTGAAGAGGGAACAAAGTTAATGGCTCTTATAAAGCCACAATTTGAAGTAAAAAAAGATATGATAGAAAAAGGTGGCATTGTTAGAAATAAAGATTATCATATCTATGCTATAGAAAGAGTTTTAGAAAGTGCCAAAGAGAATGGACTTTATTTAGAATTTCTTGATGTTTCTCCAATAAAAGGCGGAAAAGGAAATACTGAGTATATCTCTTTATTTGGAAAACAGGAAAAAGATTACAATATAGATATTGAAGAGATAGTTAACGGTTCTACAAATTAG
- a CDS encoding HD domain-containing protein, with protein sequence MIELKGNLMLEVNQKIKIFLEELLNEEAVKELENFSDQGVKITAHTYDVFILSVNEIKKTYASFFKAGTDLDLFSIIVGIIIHDLSKGSLRKNEENISHSQIMLKNPDYVVKETENLIDKIEERTGLILKNKVKKNIIHIVVSHHGKWGKVNPSTKEARLVHWADMYSAKHHRINPVEANEILKGFERGESLVEVSRRFKCTTGVIKDRLKKSKQELKLGSTKQLLNYFRKNKKVPIGDEFFSKRIIETGKLIKSVEKKGFKNLILNNEILKYLNENEIFEKRSFKGEINETKN encoded by the coding sequence TTGATAGAATTGAAGGGAAACTTGATGTTAGAGGTTAATCAAAAGATAAAAATATTTTTGGAAGAATTATTGAATGAGGAAGCTGTTAAAGAACTAGAAAATTTTAGCGACCAAGGGGTAAAGATAACAGCTCACACATATGATGTTTTTATTCTTTCTGTTAATGAAATAAAAAAAACATATGCTAGTTTTTTCAAAGCAGGAACAGATTTGGATCTTTTTTCTATTATTGTTGGGATAATAATTCATGACTTAAGCAAAGGAAGCTTAAGAAAAAATGAAGAAAATATTTCTCACTCTCAGATAATGTTAAAAAATCCAGATTATGTTGTAAAAGAAACAGAAAATCTTATAGATAAAATAGAAGAAAGAACAGGATTAATTTTAAAAAATAAAGTTAAGAAAAATATAATTCATATAGTTGTATCTCATCACGGAAAATGGGGAAAAGTAAACCCAAGTACAAAAGAAGCTCGTCTTGTTCATTGGGCAGATATGTATTCGGCTAAACATCATAGAATAAATCCAGTGGAAGCAAATGAGATTTTAAAAGGCTTTGAGAGAGGAGAGTCTCTAGTTGAAGTAAGTAGAAGATTTAAATGTACTACTGGAGTTATAAAAGATAGATTAAAAAAATCTAAACAGGAATTAAAGTTAGGCTCTACAAAACAGTTGCTTAATTATTTTAGAAAAAATAAAAAAGTTCCAATTGGTGATGAGTTTTTTTCAAAAAGAATAATAGAAACAGGAAAATTAATAAAATCTGTTGAGAAAAAAGGATTTAAAAATCTTATTCTCAATAATGAGATTTTAAAATATCTAAATGAAAATGAAATTTTTGAGAAAAGATCTTTTAAAGGAGAGATTAATGAAACAAAGAATTGA
- the dxs gene encoding 1-deoxy-D-xylulose-5-phosphate synthase has protein sequence MDLSNLNIKDLKELCDKLRAKIIDVVLKNGGHLASNLGIVELTVALRKVFDDKNTKILFDVGHQSYVYKILTDREDRFDTLRTFGGIGPFCDPKESHYDNFISGHAGSALSAGVGLAVGNPKDKIIVIVGDASIANGHSLEALNNMVNIKNMVVILNDNEMSIGENVGGLSKFFSRMILSKAYMSIRKDVKNIIGKGNFGKKLSNTIKRAEHSVKNFFLPVSISENLGFKYFGVIDGHNLEDLISILEKVKVEEGPIFVHIKTQKGKGYKPAEEEKEKFHGVSPLNPQKKGPQKIYSDVVGESLVELGKVDKDIFAISAGMVKGTGLKEFFEKYPERSFDIGIAEGHGVTFAGGLAKSQKKPYFAVYSTFLQRGVGQLIHDISLQNLPVRFLIDRAGIVGEDGKTHNGLYDISLFITIPNFYLVAPTTEKELKEVLEISRDIYNPMAIRYSKENVYNIEDDKEFELGKWREIVKGEKNLFICTGSMLKEILSVRDLLEKKGIDGTIVSAASITPMDETYIKNEFEKYDNIFVLEEAYEVNGFGSKILNYLNDINMNRKVNKIGIEFGEIPHGKRGELMEKYGLRGQTLVDRIEGKLDVRG, from the coding sequence ATGGATTTGAGTAACTTAAACATAAAAGATTTAAAAGAACTGTGTGATAAATTAAGAGCTAAAATTATAGATGTAGTCCTAAAAAATGGAGGACATTTAGCTTCTAATTTAGGTATTGTAGAATTAACAGTTGCTTTAAGAAAAGTCTTTGATGATAAAAATACAAAAATTTTATTTGATGTTGGACATCAATCTTATGTATATAAAATTTTAACTGATAGAGAAGATAGATTTGATACTTTAAGAACTTTTGGAGGGATTGGACCTTTTTGTGATCCTAAAGAAAGTCATTATGATAATTTTATAAGTGGACATGCAGGAAGTGCTTTATCAGCTGGAGTAGGTTTAGCAGTAGGAAATCCAAAGGACAAAATAATAGTTATTGTAGGAGATGCTTCTATTGCTAATGGACACTCTTTAGAAGCTTTAAATAATATGGTAAATATAAAAAATATGGTTGTTATTTTGAATGATAACGAGATGTCTATTGGCGAAAATGTAGGAGGACTTTCTAAATTTTTCAGTCGTATGATACTTAGTAAAGCTTATATGAGTATAAGAAAAGATGTGAAAAATATCATAGGAAAGGGAAATTTTGGGAAAAAACTTTCAAATACAATAAAAAGAGCAGAACATTCTGTTAAAAATTTCTTTTTACCGGTAAGTATATCTGAAAATTTAGGTTTTAAATATTTTGGAGTAATTGATGGACATAATTTAGAAGATCTTATTTCTATTCTTGAAAAAGTAAAAGTTGAAGAGGGGCCTATATTTGTACATATAAAAACTCAAAAAGGAAAAGGATATAAACCAGCTGAAGAAGAGAAAGAAAAATTTCACGGAGTAAGTCCGTTGAATCCTCAAAAAAAAGGACCTCAAAAAATATATTCTGATGTTGTTGGAGAAAGTTTAGTTGAACTTGGAAAAGTTGATAAAGATATTTTTGCTATATCGGCAGGAATGGTAAAGGGTACAGGATTAAAAGAATTTTTTGAAAAATATCCGGAGAGAAGTTTTGATATAGGAATAGCTGAGGGACATGGAGTAACTTTTGCAGGTGGACTTGCAAAAAGTCAAAAGAAACCTTATTTTGCTGTTTACTCTACTTTTTTACAAAGGGGAGTGGGACAGCTTATTCATGATATATCACTGCAAAATCTTCCGGTTAGATTTTTAATTGATAGGGCAGGAATAGTTGGAGAAGACGGAAAGACTCATAATGGTCTGTATGATATATCTTTATTTATAACAATTCCTAATTTTTATCTTGTGGCTCCTACTACCGAAAAAGAATTAAAAGAAGTGTTGGAAATATCAAGAGATATTTATAATCCAATGGCTATAAGATATAGTAAAGAAAATGTTTATAATATAGAAGATGATAAAGAATTTGAATTGGGAAAATGGAGAGAGATAGTAAAAGGAGAGAAAAATCTTTTTATTTGCACTGGAAGTATGTTAAAAGAAATTCTATCTGTTAGAGATTTATTAGAGAAAAAAGGAATAGACGGGACTATTGTAAGTGCAGCGTCAATAACTCCTATGGACGAAACTTATATAAAAAATGAATTTGAAAAATATGATAATATTTTTGTGTTAGAAGAAGCCTATGAAGTAAATGGGTTTGGTAGCAAAATTTTAAATTATCTTAATGATATAAATATGAATAGAAAAGTAAATAAAATTGGGATAGAGTTTGGAGAAATTCCTCATGGAAAAAGAGGAGAACTAATGGAAAAATATGGTTTAAGGGGACAAACATTAGTTGATAGAATTGAAGGGAAACTTGATGTTAGAGGTTAA
- a CDS encoding divergent PAP2 family protein yields the protein MNEVGIIFNNRILDVTFVAWFVAQFYKVLETIFTNKDFNLKRFLETGGMPSSHSSTVSCLTTCIGIVYGTNTPYFAIAIVFAGITMYDAAGIRRAAGRQAKIVNKMVDEFAQRLGQRFNDGKKLKELLGHTPFEVLIGATVGIIIAFLFKDYLV from the coding sequence ATGAATGAGGTTGGTATCATTTTTAATAATAGAATATTAGATGTAACTTTTGTAGCATGGTTTGTGGCACAGTTTTATAAAGTTCTTGAAACAATCTTTACAAATAAAGACTTTAATTTAAAGAGATTTTTAGAAACAGGTGGAATGCCAAGCTCTCATTCATCAACAGTTTCTTGTTTGACTACTTGTATAGGGATTGTATATGGAACAAATACTCCATATTTTGCGATAGCTATAGTTTTTGCTGGGATAACAATGTATGATGCAGCAGGTATAAGAAGAGCTGCAGGAAGACAGGCTAAGATCGTAAATAAAATGGTAGACGAATTTGCTCAAAGACTTGGACAAAGATTTAATGATGGAAAAAAATTGAAAGAGTTATTGGGACATACACCATTTGAGGTCTTGATAGGAGCCACTGTAGGAATAATAATAGCTTTTTTATTTAAAGACTATTTAGTATAG
- the yhbY gene encoding ribosome assembly RNA-binding protein YhbY translates to MNSREREFLRKRAHELEPLVRVGKEGYTDNLGQSILDAISSRELIKVKMLQSVELDKRELAEIIQEKTGCEVVGIIGKTIILYKENKENPKISLELKESVR, encoded by the coding sequence ATGAACAGTAGAGAAAGAGAATTTTTAAGAAAAAGAGCTCATGAGTTAGAGCCATTAGTAAGAGTTGGAAAAGAAGGATATACAGATAACTTAGGACAAAGTATATTAGATGCTATATCTTCAAGAGAATTAATAAAAGTAAAAATGTTACAATCTGTAGAATTAGATAAAAGAGAATTAGCAGAAATAATTCAAGAAAAAACAGGTTGTGAAGTAGTTGGAATCATAGGAAAAACAATAATTTTATATAAAGAAAATAAAGAAAATCCAAAAATTTCTTTAGAATTGAAAGAAAGTGTTAGATAA